A genomic stretch from Bradyrhizobium sp. 195 includes:
- a CDS encoding ribulose bisphosphate carboxylase small subunit: MKLTQGCFSFLPDLTDDQIAKQVQYCLGNGWAVNIEFTDDPHPRNTYWEMWGLPMFDLQDAAGVMMELAECRRVYGDRYIRISGFDSSHGWESVRISFLVNRPPQEAEFELVRQEVGGRAIRYTTVRRPATHAST; the protein is encoded by the coding sequence ATGAAACTCACTCAGGGTTGCTTTTCGTTCCTGCCGGATCTCACCGACGACCAGATCGCCAAGCAGGTGCAATATTGCCTTGGAAACGGCTGGGCGGTGAACATCGAGTTCACCGACGATCCCCATCCCCGCAATACCTATTGGGAGATGTGGGGCCTGCCGATGTTCGACCTTCAGGACGCCGCCGGCGTGATGATGGAGCTCGCGGAGTGCCGCAGGGTGTATGGCGACCGCTACATCCGCATCAGTGGCTTCGACTCCAGCCATGGCTGGGAGTCGGTGCGGATCTCCTTCCTCGTCAACCGGCCGCCGCAAGAAGCGGAATTCGAGCTGGTGCGGCAGGAAGTCGGCGGCCGCGCGATCCGGTACACCACCGTGCGAAGGCCGGCCACGCACGCGTCAACTTAA
- the cbbX gene encoding CbbX protein, which translates to MLDVPHATTTELSETSFDLRKEAEAAGITDTLQQLEQELIGLKPVKNRVRQIASLLLIERIRQRAGLASAPPTLHMSFTGNPGTGKTTVALRMAKILHGLGFVRRGQVISVTRDDLVGQYIGHTAPKTKEILKKAMGGVLFIDEAYYLHRPDNERDYGQEAIEILLQVMENQREDLVVILAGYGERMTSFFASNPGFRSRIAHHIEFPDYAEAELLVIAELMLKERGYRFSATAREAFEKYIALRRTQPFFSNARSIRNAVDRIRLRQADRLVSDLDRMLDVADLETIDPMDVLASRVFSGGADAGSAKP; encoded by the coding sequence ATGCTGGACGTTCCCCACGCAACCACGACTGAGCTCAGCGAGACCAGTTTCGATCTCCGCAAGGAAGCCGAAGCTGCCGGGATCACCGACACGCTGCAGCAGCTCGAGCAGGAGCTGATCGGCCTGAAGCCGGTCAAGAACCGCGTGCGCCAGATCGCCTCGCTGCTGCTGATCGAACGCATCCGGCAGCGCGCGGGCCTGGCCTCCGCGCCGCCGACGCTGCACATGTCGTTCACCGGCAATCCCGGCACCGGCAAGACCACGGTGGCGCTGCGCATGGCCAAGATCCTGCACGGTCTCGGCTTCGTGCGGCGCGGGCAGGTGATCTCGGTCACGCGCGACGATCTCGTCGGTCAATACATCGGCCACACCGCGCCGAAGACGAAGGAGATCTTGAAGAAGGCGATGGGCGGCGTGTTGTTCATCGATGAGGCCTATTACCTCCATCGCCCCGACAACGAGCGCGACTACGGCCAGGAAGCGATCGAGATCCTGCTCCAGGTGATGGAGAACCAGCGCGAAGACCTCGTCGTGATCCTCGCCGGCTATGGCGAACGGATGACGAGCTTCTTCGCCTCCAACCCCGGCTTCCGTTCACGCATCGCCCATCATATCGAATTTCCGGACTATGCCGAAGCCGAGCTGCTCGTCATCGCCGAGCTGATGCTGAAGGAGCGCGGCTATCGCTTCTCGGCCACGGCGCGCGAGGCGTTCGAGAAATACATCGCACTGCGCCGGACGCAGCCGTTCTTCTCCAATGCGCGCTCGATCCGCAACGCCGTCGACCGCATCCGGCTGCGGCAGGCCGATCGCCTGGTGTCCGATCTCGACCGCATGCTCGATGTCGCCGACCTCGAAACCATCGATCCCATGGACGTCCTGGCGAGCCGCGTCTTCAGCGGCGGCGCCGATGCGGGGAGTGCAAAGCCATGA
- the rpe gene encoding ribulose-phosphate 3-epimerase, producing the protein MTREIIIAPSILAADFARLGEEIAAIDTAGADWIHCDIMDGHFVPNISYGADVIKAIRPLTKKVFDVHLMIAPVDPYLEAFAKAGADVITVHAEAGPHLDRSLQAIRALGKKAGVSLCPATPESAIAYVLDRVDLVLVMTVNPGFGGQSFLESQLEKIERIKTMIGDRPIRLEVDGGITRDNAAAVAAAGADTLVAGSAVFRGKSAAEYAANIAAIRVAAEAGRVPKLQDNAAHPMRLGEGARIR; encoded by the coding sequence ATGACCAGAGAGATCATCATCGCTCCCTCGATTCTGGCCGCGGATTTCGCGCGCCTCGGCGAGGAGATCGCGGCAATCGACACGGCCGGCGCCGACTGGATCCATTGCGACATCATGGACGGGCATTTCGTCCCCAACATCAGTTATGGCGCCGACGTCATCAAGGCGATCCGTCCGCTGACGAAGAAGGTGTTCGACGTTCATCTGATGATCGCGCCTGTCGATCCCTATCTCGAAGCGTTCGCGAAGGCAGGCGCCGACGTCATCACGGTGCATGCCGAAGCCGGCCCGCATCTCGACCGCTCACTCCAGGCGATCCGTGCGCTCGGCAAGAAGGCCGGCGTCAGCCTGTGTCCGGCCACTCCCGAGAGCGCGATCGCCTATGTGCTCGATCGCGTCGATCTCGTGCTGGTGATGACAGTCAATCCAGGATTTGGCGGCCAGTCCTTCCTCGAATCCCAGCTTGAGAAAATCGAACGGATCAAAACCATGATCGGCGACCGGCCGATCCGGCTCGAGGTCGACGGCGGCATCACGCGTGATAATGCCGCTGCGGTGGCGGCCGCGGGCGCCGATACGCTTGTGGCGGGTTCCGCGGTGTTTCGCGGCAAGAGCGCCGCCGAATATGCGGCCAATATCGCAGCCATTCGCGTCGCCGCCGAGGCCGGCCGGGTTCCGAAGCTGCAGGACAATGCCGCGCATCCGATGCGCCTCGGTGAAGGCGCGCGCATCCGCTAG
- a CDS encoding putative bifunctional diguanylate cyclase/phosphodiesterase, translating to MSMHRLFAEQLRCATDAAGQVDLAKLGELVSAAYEASDRERRRMIDARAQTHDEVEEDLLRTREFLDTIVENIPIAVFAKCAKDSRYILLNRAGENYYGLQREQMLGRTPDEIFPADVARMVNEQDRRVVASGMPMFLEEHLLEIGVKGHDRVVNSRKMLITDDAGDPQYLVGVIEDVTERVNTQERISHLAHHDVLTDLPNRSAFNAALGERLDRAQEAATSFAVLSLDLDRFKEVNDVFGHPVGDMLMRTAADRLAAEADGAFVARIGGDEFMILMPDDIRREEVLALAERLVETIGKELEVDDYLPHVGLSIGIAFYPDDGVNAATLLANADAALYRAKREGRGRVSLFESEMDRELRDRRLLQHDLRQALEQNQFLVYFQPQARVDGEVIGFEALLRWNHPTRGFVSPDQFIPLAEENGLIVQIGEWVLREACREAASWPRPLQVAVNLSPVQFQAGDLERSIHQILLETGLAPTRLEVEITEGC from the coding sequence ATGAGTATGCATCGCTTGTTCGCCGAGCAGCTTCGTTGCGCCACCGACGCGGCCGGACAGGTCGACCTCGCCAAGCTGGGCGAGCTCGTCAGCGCAGCGTATGAGGCGAGTGATCGCGAGCGCCGGCGGATGATCGACGCACGTGCGCAGACTCACGACGAGGTCGAGGAAGACCTGCTGCGGACCCGTGAGTTCCTGGACACCATCGTCGAGAACATCCCGATCGCCGTGTTCGCGAAGTGCGCGAAGGATTCCCGTTACATCCTGCTCAACCGCGCCGGCGAGAACTATTATGGCCTGCAGCGCGAGCAGATGCTGGGCAGGACTCCCGACGAGATATTCCCCGCAGATGTTGCCCGCATGGTCAACGAGCAAGACCGCAGGGTCGTTGCCAGCGGGATGCCGATGTTCCTCGAGGAGCATCTGCTCGAAATCGGCGTCAAGGGGCACGACCGGGTCGTCAACTCGCGAAAGATGCTGATCACCGACGATGCCGGCGATCCGCAATATCTGGTCGGCGTGATCGAGGACGTCACCGAGCGCGTCAACACCCAGGAACGCATCAGTCACCTCGCGCATCATGACGTGCTGACCGACTTGCCGAACCGTAGCGCCTTCAACGCCGCGCTCGGCGAGCGGTTGGATCGGGCGCAGGAGGCGGCGACCAGTTTTGCCGTGCTCAGCCTCGATCTCGACCGCTTCAAGGAGGTCAACGACGTATTCGGCCATCCCGTCGGCGACATGCTGATGCGGACGGCGGCGGACCGGCTTGCCGCGGAAGCCGACGGCGCCTTCGTCGCTCGTATCGGCGGCGACGAGTTCATGATCCTGATGCCCGACGACATCAGGCGTGAGGAGGTTCTGGCGCTCGCCGAGCGCCTGGTCGAGACGATCGGCAAGGAGCTCGAGGTCGACGACTATCTTCCCCATGTCGGCCTCAGCATCGGCATCGCGTTTTATCCGGACGACGGCGTGAATGCCGCCACGCTGCTCGCCAACGCCGATGCAGCACTCTATCGTGCCAAACGCGAGGGCAGGGGGCGGGTCAGCTTGTTCGAGTCCGAGATGGACCGGGAGCTGCGCGATCGCAGGCTGTTGCAGCACGATCTGCGACAGGCACTGGAGCAGAACCAGTTCCTGGTCTATTTCCAGCCGCAGGCGCGGGTGGATGGCGAGGTGATCGGCTTCGAGGCCCTGCTGCGCTGGAACCACCCGACGCGGGGCTTCGTGTCGCCGGATCAGTTCATTCCGCTTGCCGAGGAGAACGGGCTGATCGTCCAGATCGGCGAATGGGTCTTGCGGGAAGCGTGCCGCGAGGCGGCATCCTGGCCGCGGCCGCTGCAGGTCGCCGTCAATCTGTCGCCGGTCCAGTTCCAGGCCGGCGATCTCGAACGTTCGATCCACCAGATCCTGCTGGAGACGGGGCTTGCCCCGACGCGGCTCGAGGTCGAGATCACCGAGGGGTGCTGA
- a CDS encoding EAL domain-containing protein, which produces MLIGDFTRALDLLRRLKARGVRIAMDDFGTGYSSLSYLQSFPFDKIKIDRGFISNLEATPQSAAIVRAVLSLAHALNIPVIAEGVETEAQRAFLVREACEEMQGYLVGRPDPIDRYLDLVGVTVERRLYA; this is translated from the coding sequence GTGCTGATCGGCGATTTCACCCGCGCGCTCGATCTGCTGCGGCGGCTGAAGGCGCGCGGCGTCCGCATCGCAATGGACGATTTCGGCACCGGGTATTCCTCGCTGTCCTATCTGCAGTCGTTTCCGTTCGACAAGATCAAGATCGATCGCGGTTTCATCTCCAATCTCGAGGCGACGCCGCAATCGGCCGCGATTGTCCGCGCGGTCCTGAGCCTCGCGCACGCCCTGAATATCCCGGTCATCGCCGAAGGGGTGGAGACGGAAGCGCAGCGTGCCTTCCTGGTGCGCGAGGCCTGCGAGGAGATGCAGGGCTATCTGGTCGGCCGGCCCGACCCGATCGATCGCTATCTCGACCTGGTCGGCGTGACCGTAGAGCGCCGGCTCTACGCCTAG